Proteins encoded in a region of the Deltaproteobacteria bacterium genome:
- a CDS encoding DsrE family protein, whose protein sequence is MTEKTKPEKIVYISTNGMENPEKASLPFVLANAAMVMEVETLVVLQGPAVFLSRKGCLEHVHAAGFAPLKELVEAFFDQGGRLAVCVPCIQERKIDVADLIEDAIPMAGGTLTEEILSANATLVY, encoded by the coding sequence ATGACTGAAAAAACAAAGCCAGAAAAGATCGTTTACATCTCAACCAACGGAATGGAAAATCCTGAAAAGGCAAGCCTTCCATTCGTCCTGGCAAACGCCGCCATGGTCATGGAGGTGGAGACCCTGGTGGTTCTCCAGGGCCCGGCCGTTTTCTTATCCAGAAAGGGGTGTCTGGAACATGTGCATGCGGCCGGTTTTGCCCCCTTAAAGGAGCTGGTGGAGGCCTTTTTTGACCAGGGGGGAAGACTGGCGGTGTGCGTTCCATGCATCCAGGAGAGAAAAATCGACGTTGCAGACCTGATTGAAGATGCCATCCCGATGGCCGGAGGCACCTTGACGGAAGAGATCCTGTCCGCCAACGCAACGCTGGTCTATTAG